The Anaerohalosphaeraceae bacterium genome has a window encoding:
- the fliD gene encoding flagellar filament capping protein FliD: MASIQLTGLSTGIDTAAIVEQLMKIERRRLSSLQSSLKTLEEKRTAVSDLSSKLSSFRTALSALSDSSQLRTYQAKTSSEEMLTATASSSAFEGTHNVKIRQLATANRWVHNGFQYKTQYVGEGNLILSYANKEFVVQTTATTTLQELVDLINNDPDNPGITASILDYQSPAGRYHLVLSGRESGSNYQISINSSNTDVHTSSVLKTTNGKNASLTTRLSQLQGSSGFGTGSTPDRIRIQGTLRDGTPVESFFEVNQYTTVEELISAIENAYGGTVRVRLEEGALILTDRTSGASDLSISLELVAGDGSSAVWTAPTFTETTVGGSIASSLALLAPSTFLETQRAQDALIKVDGYPPGDDADVNTWIRRSTNTIDDVIAGVTLNLHSTTGNDTDGYKSVEVTLNRDTTTLKDKLQAMVDAYNAAVSFLKEKTTYNEKEKKTGILSSEYSLTTITSLIRSPLLFNAAGFTERDAFVKPADIGLKFKADGTLTLDSSKLEKALVDNYQGVLSLIGATKTGSSNSNTVKFYQASSYTQGGQYDVRVTVEGGVITSAQIKLKTEDWSTARAMRIEGNTLYGSTETTSSGGYPRYPEYSLVLTVDMSQDGTFDALVNVKQGFAGSLYDTVDNLLKLGGGRVPLVQKSVQGRIDSTNSQISREESRLSRVETRLKNQYARLERTLQLIQQQMSGLNMAR; this comes from the coding sequence ATGGCTTCCATCCAATTAACCGGTCTTTCGACAGGGATTGATACAGCGGCGATTGTGGAGCAGCTGATGAAGATTGAGCGCCGCCGTCTAAGCAGTCTGCAGTCGAGCTTGAAGACGCTGGAAGAAAAACGGACGGCGGTGAGCGATTTGAGCAGCAAGCTGTCGTCGTTTCGCACGGCGCTGAGCGCCTTGTCGGATTCGAGCCAGCTGCGCACCTATCAGGCCAAGACGAGCAGCGAGGAGATGCTGACGGCCACGGCCTCCAGCAGTGCCTTTGAGGGGACGCATAATGTAAAGATTCGTCAGCTGGCCACGGCCAACCGCTGGGTTCACAACGGCTTCCAGTACAAAACGCAGTATGTCGGCGAAGGCAATCTGATTTTGTCGTATGCCAACAAAGAGTTTGTGGTCCAGACTACCGCAACGACGACGCTGCAGGAGCTTGTGGATTTGATTAACAACGACCCGGATAATCCGGGAATTACGGCGAGCATTCTGGATTATCAGTCGCCCGCCGGCCGGTATCATCTGGTTTTGAGCGGTCGGGAAAGCGGCTCCAATTATCAGATTTCGATTAATTCGAGCAATACGGATGTTCATACATCGTCCGTGCTGAAAACAACCAATGGGAAAAATGCCTCGCTGACCACGCGGTTGTCGCAGCTGCAGGGCAGCTCGGGCTTTGGGACAGGTTCGACGCCGGACCGGATTCGGATTCAGGGGACCCTGCGGGACGGAACACCGGTGGAATCATTTTTTGAGGTCAATCAGTACACCACGGTGGAAGAGCTCATCAGTGCCATAGAAAATGCCTATGGAGGAACGGTCCGCGTTCGTCTGGAAGAGGGGGCGCTGATTCTGACGGACCGAACCAGCGGGGCCAGCGATTTATCGATTTCGCTGGAGCTGGTGGCCGGCGACGGCTCGTCGGCGGTCTGGACGGCTCCGACCTTTACGGAAACGACGGTCGGCGGTTCAATTGCCTCCAGTCTGGCGCTGCTGGCGCCCTCCACGTTTCTGGAAACCCAGCGGGCTCAGGATGCACTGATTAAAGTGGATGGGTATCCGCCGGGAGATGATGCGGATGTAAACACCTGGATTCGCCGAAGCACCAACACGATTGATGATGTGATTGCCGGCGTGACGCTGAATCTGCACAGCACCACCGGCAATGACACGGACGGATACAAGAGCGTCGAGGTAACGCTCAACCGCGATACGACCACGCTGAAAGACAAACTCCAGGCGATGGTCGATGCATATAACGCGGCGGTTTCTTTCCTGAAAGAAAAGACAACGTATAATGAGAAGGAAAAGAAGACGGGAATTCTGTCTTCGGAATACAGTCTGACAACGATTACGAGTCTGATTCGTTCGCCGCTTCTGTTTAATGCGGCCGGATTTACGGAGCGGGATGCTTTTGTCAAGCCGGCAGATATCGGGCTGAAGTTCAAGGCCGACGGCACCCTGACCCTGGACAGCAGTAAACTGGAAAAGGCCCTGGTGGACAACTATCAGGGAGTGCTGTCGCTCATCGGGGCCACCAAGACAGGCTCGAGCAATTCGAATACCGTTAAATTTTATCAGGCCAGCAGCTACACCCAGGGCGGACAGTACGATGTGCGGGTGACGGTGGAAGGAGGCGTCATTACCTCCGCCCAGATCAAGCTCAAAACGGAGGACTGGTCGACGGCTCGTGCGATGCGGATTGAAGGCAATACTCTGTATGGGAGTACGGAAACTACCAGCAGCGGCGGGTATCCGAGATATCCGGAATACAGCCTGGTGCTGACGGTCGATATGTCGCAGGACGGGACCTTTGATGCGCTGGTGAATGTCAAACAGGGATTCGCCGGCAGCCTGTACGATACCGTGGATAATCTGCTGAAGCTCGGCGGCGGGCGTGTACCGCTGGTTCAGAAAAGCGTGCAGGGCCGGATTGACAGCACCAACAGCCAAATCAGCCGGGAGGAATCACGGCTCAGTCGGGTGGAAACGCGTCTGAAAAATCAGTATGCACGGCTGGAGAGGACGCTGCAGCTGATTCAGCAGCAGATGTCCGGTCTGAATATGGCCCGTTAA
- a CDS encoding FkbM family methyltransferase, translated as MKTALSIPTDWKEKVEQHLARGEADSVCRECAARLQAEPADAFAFFSLGRAFLLKNQLKEARTALETAARLEPSNAQIAFFYVWVSSVQGKTGDFSDYLRNRTEEAVRILQDPCLRVYPSCLFEHLLSAASDLAAESPRNWRYFWLMALAAAKLGRTEAAEAACRTVLALNPEFWYARELPKHLRGYYAQNGQDELIERYFAERRPRCKVFVEVGAFDGIHYSNVRRLAERHGWAGLCIEPAEANFEKLRRAWLGWDVRCIRAAVSSRSGTAQLYVSEYPHLPDWGSDVASLDGSQRDRWTKAYGARWRKETVEAKTLTEILEEQGLEDVALLSIDTEGHDLEVLQGLDFRKYRPQLIVVEYGSQRQDILRYVSSHGYSLIWDNRQDLFFADIQPIQGGASAKNYTGQRKEPYQEIQEDVEENLCSLIGKPQDAPLRMVIVGAYLGQEIERFLRRYPRAEIFAFEPNPRTFALLQQRYRSEQRVHCYPFAVSDRKGTMVFYENNLPGTGSLLPLRSGCRGDFGQEIAEQFGIRSQETFPVECIRLDEFEPLKNKPVDLLWCAVQGAELSVLRGARRVLANCSILFLEVWLYAALYEGQARLIDLEGFLAGRGFVLGGIGLDHKFGNGSGNAFWLNERLVQTKPIDESFVRIESIRSQLNPHLFRIGYLPEQGLVKKQRLSPSALVCAERFDLTAKILYGRFYRQRLKSDWGRRVYLAHLKVFNNFLEEDGSGKAGPEAFLRRYDSLLESLAAEGFDPTRSLLPVDQNGTIIDGSHRVAAAYLTGQDVYTAVFDRPASRYNYAWFLQRGLEPKYADAMAYEYCKIKKNTYIVSVFPCAEGREEEIVSILCRYARLVYRKELVLRKNGPFFYIKHAYLGEHWTGSPSDGFRGYQDKAVNCFRGRGPLRVYLIEADSPEAVRSCKQEIRELFGSNKDAVHINDSYEETLRLAGLCFNENSLHFLNHAETVYFESFHRQLQEYRTLLEQSGADPECFCIDGSSVMAAYGIRPARDIDYLHVGYEALPAKASCRLESYNKAAVYHQKPLDEVVFNPENYFYFEGLKFVSLQELFRMKSNRTEPKNRADVPRIRPYLSILPAAALEKPAERRPKIVGLVTARNEEPIIGQCLRLLSQFTDAIVFLDDCSEDRTLEIVRGLAESCRVERILTKDCWFRDEPGDRNRVLLAGREIGGTHFIVLDADEAFTSNFLTDNCLRNMILAMQPGDHLWMNWIALWRSPHQYRRDGSVWTNNYKPFVFCDDGQCSYASDFIHTPRVPSSLRGRKLTLQGYSHGVLHFQFVNWDNLLWKQAWYRCLERIRNPQKPVDQINKLYAPSKDERDLHLEPADPEWFRHYADFDPKVYQRPNPWYERQVRDWLKQYGPEYFQGLDIEDVLGRSLSDGRSGDCLVSAIVSAYNSEEFIRGCLQDLVEQTLFQKGAMEIIVVDSGSRQNERAIVQEFQARYPNIRYVRTEERETVYAAWNRGIRLARGKYITNANTDDRHAPDMLEKLASVLEQNPDVSYVYSHFYITQIPHQTWRNKTPSRVMELPPYSRELLLKKYYCGPQPMWRRDVHEEYGYFDGRLKSSGDYEFALRISQTRKLMLVPEVLGLYYQNPNGIENSSGAGRAEDELIRALYANACGYVRRPFVPESEETAGGIQNPAADKGPHAVSGMKESLRKPLDGSRPRFSLIMRNYNKGPYIRQAIESVLTQTISDWELIIVDDASTDNSVEIIESYLSDPRIRLIRHPVRRGASQAILTGAAAVRAEVFGELDSDDALLPTALERMLEAHEAHPECGFIYSQHILCDQDLKPIRLGFCRPIPPGQTTLEAGGFISAFRTYKRKDYFRTPLHDIELESAEDKDIYHKMEEVTGIWFVPEPLYLIRQVPNSLSLGSHQPASGWLYWGRAKINALWRRSQPAAAEEKRNPNEVFGQKLREALQKDFHIQFLVWLLRENRELLIQKIAVPPTVRSQTVNEIVLWLAVDAPIQQVVSVLKKDGVLGQYALASEPESEPLSSSSASDLCCRLDSTPLVSICMTAYNTERFIRRAIESVLAQTYENFELIIVDDGSTDGTAKTVQSFRDRRIRFFSQPHKNAAAASNRAIREARGDFVMMIDSDDFIGPSYLERMVAFAVQNPGYDYYYPEKLTLVNEAGQPTGIVWKYEPINNSAVLPTLLFARGNSPIPNAGSLKRRALFEKTGLLRELDNVEDFDFLCRCGPQIRFQMVGGISDYFYRRLSDANTVCFQQRHSITVRCLEEMLERYSPEQLCPAAAAERDAYERRRIFWDYVVSIFEKHAETYADRNGELFAQCAEKYRRKRAEILVREGFQFIQEAIQEKNVRQAVRICRDLLSDKTLNLSEDSRQMLQQILHQLEAERPDRELVFQM; from the coding sequence ATGAAAACAGCTTTGTCTATTCCAACGGACTGGAAAGAAAAGGTTGAACAGCATCTTGCTCGGGGAGAGGCGGATTCTGTCTGTCGGGAGTGTGCGGCCCGTCTGCAGGCGGAGCCCGCGGATGCCTTTGCCTTTTTTTCGCTGGGCCGGGCTTTTCTGCTCAAAAACCAACTAAAGGAGGCCCGGACGGCCCTGGAGACGGCGGCTCGGCTGGAGCCGTCCAATGCCCAGATCGCTTTTTTTTACGTCTGGGTGTCCTCCGTGCAGGGAAAGACAGGAGATTTCTCGGACTACCTTCGGAACCGCACAGAAGAGGCCGTTCGCATTCTTCAGGACCCATGCCTGCGGGTTTATCCGTCCTGTCTGTTTGAGCATCTCCTGAGCGCGGCTTCTGATTTGGCGGCTGAATCCCCGAGGAACTGGAGATATTTTTGGCTGATGGCGCTGGCGGCGGCAAAGCTGGGCCGGACAGAGGCGGCAGAAGCGGCCTGCAGGACGGTGCTGGCGCTGAATCCGGAATTCTGGTATGCCCGGGAACTGCCCAAGCATCTGCGCGGTTATTATGCCCAGAATGGTCAGGATGAACTGATAGAACGGTATTTTGCGGAGCGAAGGCCCCGGTGCAAGGTGTTTGTGGAGGTGGGAGCATTTGACGGCATTCACTACAGCAATGTCCGGCGGCTGGCGGAACGGCACGGCTGGGCGGGGCTGTGCATTGAGCCGGCAGAGGCCAATTTTGAGAAACTTCGACGGGCCTGGCTGGGCTGGGATGTGCGGTGTATTCGGGCGGCCGTATCCAGTCGGAGCGGAACGGCCCAGCTGTACGTGTCGGAGTACCCGCATCTGCCGGACTGGGGCAGCGATGTGGCTTCGCTGGACGGTTCGCAGAGGGACCGCTGGACGAAGGCCTATGGAGCCCGCTGGAGGAAGGAAACGGTTGAAGCCAAAACCCTTACGGAGATTCTGGAAGAACAGGGGCTGGAGGATGTGGCGCTGCTTTCCATCGATACCGAAGGGCATGACTTGGAGGTGCTGCAGGGACTGGATTTCAGGAAATACAGGCCGCAGCTGATTGTTGTGGAGTACGGCTCGCAGCGGCAGGACATTCTTCGGTATGTTTCTTCGCATGGATACAGTCTGATTTGGGATAATCGGCAGGATCTTTTTTTTGCCGACATTCAGCCGATTCAGGGCGGAGCGTCCGCAAAAAATTATACAGGACAGCGGAAAGAGCCGTATCAGGAAATTCAGGAGGATGTCGAAGAGAATTTGTGCTCTCTGATCGGCAAGCCGCAGGATGCTCCTTTGCGGATGGTGATTGTGGGGGCCTATCTGGGGCAGGAAATCGAGCGATTTCTGCGGCGTTATCCCCGTGCGGAAATCTTTGCCTTTGAGCCGAATCCGAGGACGTTTGCCCTGCTCCAGCAGCGATACCGCTCCGAGCAGCGGGTTCACTGTTATCCCTTTGCGGTTTCCGACCGGAAGGGGACGATGGTTTTTTATGAAAACAATCTGCCGGGGACGGGTTCTCTTTTGCCGCTTCGGTCCGGCTGCCGCGGAGATTTCGGACAGGAAATAGCCGAGCAGTTCGGCATTCGCTCTCAGGAAACATTTCCGGTGGAGTGCATTCGGCTGGATGAGTTTGAGCCGCTGAAAAACAAGCCGGTGGACCTGCTGTGGTGCGCTGTCCAGGGGGCGGAATTGTCGGTGCTGCGCGGGGCCAGGCGGGTTCTGGCCAACTGCAGCATTTTGTTTCTGGAAGTGTGGCTGTATGCCGCACTGTATGAAGGACAGGCCAGACTGATTGACCTGGAAGGTTTTCTGGCCGGGCGGGGGTTTGTGCTGGGCGGAATCGGGCTGGACCATAAATTCGGAAACGGCAGCGGCAACGCCTTCTGGCTGAATGAACGGCTTGTGCAGACGAAACCTATCGACGAGTCTTTCGTCCGGATTGAAAGTATTCGTTCTCAGCTCAACCCGCATCTGTTTCGAATCGGATATCTTCCGGAGCAAGGGCTTGTGAAAAAGCAGCGTCTTTCCCCGTCTGCGCTGGTTTGTGCCGAGCGGTTTGACCTGACAGCCAAAATTCTTTATGGGCGGTTTTATCGGCAGCGGCTGAAAAGCGACTGGGGTCGGCGGGTTTATCTGGCTCATCTGAAGGTTTTCAACAACTTTTTGGAAGAAGACGGGTCCGGCAAGGCGGGCCCTGAGGCCTTTTTAAGACGGTATGATTCTCTGCTGGAGTCTTTAGCGGCGGAGGGGTTTGACCCGACGCGCTCGCTGCTTCCGGTCGATCAGAACGGGACGATTATCGACGGAAGCCATCGGGTTGCGGCGGCTTACCTGACCGGACAGGATGTGTACACGGCCGTTTTTGACCGTCCGGCCTCCCGATACAATTATGCATGGTTTCTGCAGCGGGGACTGGAGCCCAAGTATGCGGATGCAATGGCTTATGAATACTGCAAAATCAAAAAAAACACATACATTGTATCCGTCTTTCCCTGTGCCGAGGGTCGGGAGGAGGAGATTGTTTCCATTCTGTGCCGGTATGCTCGGCTTGTGTATCGAAAAGAGCTTGTTCTGAGGAAAAACGGACCGTTTTTCTATATCAAACATGCCTATTTGGGTGAACACTGGACCGGCAGTCCGTCCGACGGTTTTCGGGGATATCAGGACAAGGCCGTCAACTGTTTTCGCGGAAGGGGACCGCTTCGGGTGTATCTGATTGAAGCGGATTCTCCGGAGGCGGTTCGGAGCTGCAAGCAGGAGATTCGAGAGCTGTTCGGTTCGAATAAAGATGCGGTTCATATTAATGACTCCTATGAAGAAACCCTTCGGCTGGCGGGCCTGTGTTTTAACGAGAACAGCCTCCATTTTCTGAATCATGCGGAAACGGTGTATTTTGAATCGTTTCACCGTCAGCTGCAGGAATATCGGACGCTTCTGGAGCAAAGCGGTGCCGACCCGGAGTGCTTCTGCATTGACGGAAGTTCGGTGATGGCGGCCTATGGAATCCGGCCGGCACGGGATATTGATTATCTGCATGTGGGATATGAGGCTCTGCCGGCAAAAGCTTCCTGCCGGCTGGAAAGTTACAACAAGGCCGCCGTGTATCATCAAAAGCCGCTCGACGAGGTTGTTTTCAATCCGGAGAATTATTTTTATTTTGAAGGGCTGAAGTTTGTTTCACTGCAGGAACTCTTCCGGATGAAGTCAAACCGTACGGAGCCGAAAAACAGGGCGGACGTGCCCCGCATCAGACCGTACCTGAGCATCCTTCCTGCGGCAGCATTGGAAAAACCGGCGGAACGGAGGCCCAAAATTGTGGGGCTGGTGACGGCGCGGAACGAAGAGCCGATTATCGGCCAATGCCTGCGGCTGCTGTCGCAATTTACGGATGCGATTGTTTTTCTGGATGACTGTTCCGAAGACCGGACGCTGGAGATTGTCCGGGGTCTGGCGGAAAGCTGCCGGGTGGAGCGGATTTTGACCAAAGACTGCTGGTTCCGGGATGAACCGGGCGACCGAAACCGGGTGCTGCTGGCGGGCCGGGAAATCGGCGGAACCCATTTTATCGTACTGGATGCCGATGAGGCCTTTACCTCCAATTTTCTGACGGACAATTGTCTGCGGAACATGATTCTGGCGATGCAGCCCGGAGACCACTTGTGGATGAACTGGATTGCTCTGTGGCGAAGTCCGCACCAGTATCGCCGGGATGGGTCGGTCTGGACAAACAACTACAAGCCCTTTGTCTTTTGCGACGACGGGCAGTGTTCGTATGCCTCCGATTTTATTCACACGCCGCGCGTTCCTTCCAGTCTGCGGGGACGAAAATTAACCCTCCAGGGGTATTCACATGGCGTGCTGCACTTCCAGTTTGTCAACTGGGACAATCTGCTTTGGAAGCAGGCCTGGTATCGGTGTCTGGAGCGGATTCGCAACCCGCAGAAGCCTGTGGACCAGATCAACAAACTCTATGCCCCCAGCAAGGATGAACGGGACCTTCATCTGGAACCGGCGGACCCCGAGTGGTTCCGGCACTATGCCGATTTTGACCCGAAGGTGTATCAGCGTCCCAATCCCTGGTATGAACGGCAGGTTCGGGATTGGCTGAAACAATACGGGCCGGAGTATTTCCAAGGTCTGGATATTGAGGATGTTCTGGGCCGGTCTCTGTCCGACGGGCGCAGCGGGGACTGTCTGGTGTCCGCGATTGTTTCCGCCTACAACAGCGAGGAATTCATCCGCGGATGTCTGCAGGACCTGGTTGAACAGACGCTTTTTCAGAAGGGGGCAATGGAAATCATTGTTGTGGACAGCGGTTCCCGGCAGAACGAACGAGCGATTGTTCAGGAGTTTCAGGCCCGCTATCCGAACATTCGGTATGTCCGTACGGAAGAGCGGGAAACGGTTTATGCGGCGTGGAATCGGGGAATCCGGCTGGCCCGGGGAAAATACATTACCAATGCCAATACGGATGACCGCCATGCGCCGGACATGCTGGAAAAACTGGCCTCGGTTCTGGAGCAGAATCCCGATGTCAGCTATGTGTATTCGCATTTTTATATTACGCAGATTCCCCATCAAACCTGGCGGAACAAGACGCCCTCTCGGGTAATGGAGCTTCCGCCGTATTCGCGGGAGCTGCTGCTGAAGAAGTATTACTGCGGACCGCAGCCGATGTGGCGCCGGGATGTGCATGAGGAATACGGGTATTTTGACGGCCGTCTGAAATCCTCCGGCGACTACGAGTTTGCCCTGCGGATTTCCCAGACCCGCAAACTGATGCTGGTGCCGGAGGTTTTGGGGCTCTATTACCAGAATCCCAACGGGATTGAAAACAGTTCCGGGGCCGGAAGAGCCGAGGATGAGCTGATTCGTGCTCTGTACGCAAATGCCTGCGGATACGTTCGCCGGCCGTTTGTGCCGGAATCGGAGGAAACCGCCGGTGGGATTCAGAACCCGGCAGCGGACAAAGGCCCACACGCTGTATCAGGCATGAAAGAAAGCCTTCGGAAGCCGTTGGACGGTTCCAGACCTCGGTTTTCTCTGATTATGCGCAATTACAACAAAGGGCCGTATATTCGTCAGGCTATCGAGTCGGTTCTGACTCAGACGATATCGGATTGGGAATTGATTATTGTAGATGATGCCTCCACAGACAATTCTGTGGAAATCATTGAGTCTTATTTGTCCGACCCGCGTATCCGGCTGATTCGTCATCCGGTTCGGCGGGGGGCCTCGCAGGCGATTTTGACCGGTGCAGCGGCCGTTCGGGCTGAGGTGTTCGGAGAACTGGACAGCGATGACGCCCTGCTTCCGACGGCTCTGGAACGAATGCTCGAGGCCCACGAGGCGCATCCCGAATGCGGTTTTATTTATTCGCAGCATATTCTTTGCGACCAGGACCTGAAGCCGATAAGGCTCGGTTTCTGCCGGCCGATTCCTCCCGGTCAGACGACGCTGGAGGCAGGCGGGTTTATCAGCGCATTTCGCACCTACAAACGGAAGGATTATTTCAGGACTCCGCTGCACGATATCGAACTGGAAAGTGCAGAGGACAAAGATATCTATCATAAGATGGAGGAGGTGACAGGCATCTGGTTTGTTCCGGAGCCGCTGTATCTGATCCGCCAGGTTCCGAACTCGCTGAGTCTTGGGAGCCATCAGCCTGCTTCCGGGTGGCTGTACTGGGGACGGGCCAAAATCAACGCCCTTTGGCGGCGAAGTCAGCCGGCAGCCGCCGAGGAGAAACGGAATCCGAATGAGGTATTCGGCCAGAAGCTTCGGGAAGCCCTTCAGAAGGATTTCCATATTCAGTTTTTGGTTTGGCTTCTCCGGGAAAACCGGGAACTGCTGATTCAGAAGATTGCTGTTCCTCCAACAGTTCGTTCTCAGACAGTCAATGAAATCGTTTTGTGGCTTGCGGTAGACGCCCCGATTCAGCAGGTCGTCTCTGTTCTGAAAAAAGACGGTGTTCTCGGTCAATATGCGTTGGCGTCTGAACCAGAATCAGAGCCGCTTTCGTCTTCATCGGCTTCTGACTTGTGCTGCCGGCTGGATTCGACTCCCTTGGTGAGTATCTGTATGACGGCGTACAATACAGAGCGGTTCATCCGGCGGGCGATTGAATCCGTTTTGGCTCAAACCTACGAAAACTTTGAGCTGATTATTGTGGATGACGGCAGTACAGACGGCACGGCGAAGACTGTGCAGTCGTTTCGGGACCGACGAATCCGATTTTTCTCCCAGCCGCACAAGAATGCGGCGGCTGCCTCAAATCGGGCAATCCGAGAGGCCCGCGGCGATTTTGTGATGATGATTGATTCGGATGATTTCATCGGGCCGAGTTATCTGGAGCGGATGGTCGCTTTTGCCGTGCAGAATCCGGGATATGATTATTATTATCCCGAAAAACTGACGTTGGTCAATGAGGCCGGCCAGCCGACAGGAATTGTGTGGAAGTATGAACCAATCAACAATTCCGCGGTTCTTCCGACTCTGCTGTTTGCCCGGGGCAATTCGCCGATTCCGAATGCCGGCTCGCTGAAGCGGCGGGCCCTGTTCGAAAAGACCGGCCTGTTGAGAGAACTGGACAATGTGGAGGATTTTGATTTCCTGTGCCGCTGCGGACCTCAGATACGGTTTCAAATGGTCGGGGGGATTTCCGATTATTTCTATCGAAGATTATCTGATGCCAACACGGTCTGCTTTCAGCAGCGTCATTCCATTACGGTTCGCTGTCTGGAGGAAATGCTGGAACGGTATTCTCCGGAGCAGCTGTGTCCCGCTGCGGCGGCGGAGCGCGATGCGTATGAACGCCGGCGGATTTTTTGGGATTATGTAGTTTCCATTTTTGAAAAACATGCGGAGACCTATGCGGACAGAAACGGGGAACTTTTTGCCCAATGTGCCGAAAAATACAGACGAAAAAGGGCGGAAATTTTGGTCCGAGAAGGTTTCCAGTTCATCCAGGAAGCAATCCAAGAGAAGAATGTCCGACAAGCGGTTCGAATATGTCGGGATTTGCTGTCCGATAAAACACTGAATTTGTCCGAGGACAGCCGGCAAATGCTTCAGCAAATCCTCCACCAGCTGGAAGCAGAGCGTCCGGACCGCGAACTGGTTTTTCAGATGTGA
- a CDS encoding tetratricopeptide repeat protein: protein MDLAGALQNPDQGWMQRYEIVKELGDCYASVGEYENARRCYEQASWLEPDEAGPYVGTGVIELQQGRLEDAELAFRVALRLDACNSRAWAGLAMIAQQCGRLQEAFEYYLKSLELDNNHLTALLGLFQVSCQMGTFRQVIHYLQVYLQMHPGDTSVMFCLAALYAKEGQIRQAQELLRDVLALEPEHADARQLLEELEHKAQQKGGNER from the coding sequence ATGGATTTAGCGGGTGCATTGCAGAATCCCGACCAGGGATGGATGCAGCGGTATGAGATTGTCAAGGAACTGGGAGACTGTTATGCCTCGGTGGGCGAATATGAGAATGCCCGCCGATGTTATGAACAGGCCTCGTGGCTGGAGCCGGATGAGGCGGGGCCGTATGTGGGCACCGGTGTGATTGAACTGCAGCAGGGGCGGCTGGAGGATGCCGAACTGGCGTTTCGCGTGGCGCTTCGGCTGGATGCGTGCAACAGCCGGGCCTGGGCGGGACTGGCGATGATTGCCCAGCAGTGCGGACGGCTGCAGGAGGCGTTTGAGTATTATCTGAAGAGTCTGGAACTGGACAACAATCATCTGACGGCGCTGCTGGGGCTCTTTCAGGTGTCCTGCCAGATGGGGACGTTTCGCCAGGTCATCCACTATCTGCAGGTGTATCTGCAGATGCATCCGGGAGACACATCCGTGATGTTCTGTCTGGCGGCACTGTATGCAAAGGAAGGCCAAATACGGCAGGCTCAGGAGCTGCTGAGGGATGTTCTGGCGCTGGAACCGGAGCATGCCGATGCCCGGCAGCTGCTGGAGGAACTGGAGCACAAGGCCCAACAGAAAGGCGGGAATGAGCGATGA